A segment of the Patescibacteria group bacterium genome:
TCTGCAGTCACAATTGCTTCAACACTTCCTGGAACACTTGCCCCTGCTTGCATACTTCGTGCAGGAACTGTTACCGGCTGGCTTACTCTAAAGATAAGACCTGTTGGTGTTTCAAATCGTGTGTTTGCCACCAATTTTTGTGCTGCTGCAGTAGTGTTGTAGATAACAATAGTTCCTGATGCTTTCACATTAGCAATTTCTTGTTCAGTAGCTGCAATTGCGAGTTTGCCATCTTTAGCAATAGTTACTGTCTGGAACTGTAACCCTTCACCCGTTCTTACTGCATTAAACTGGGCATCCACAGAAACAGCCTCCTCTTTTGGAGTAACGGTGACATGAGCACCTGTAACTCGTGAAATAAAGAAGAACCCTGCTCCAAATATTATTAATAGTGCAATAAGGGTGAATCCAATCTTTGTAAGACTCGTTCCTTTTTTGGGAGCTTGATATACAGGAGGTCGTGAAGGTGCGTCTTCATCCAAAGATAGATCTCCAGATGGAGGACGAATAAATGCCTCTTCTTTTTCCTCAAACTCTTCTATTGCTCTTCGAGTTTCTTTTCGTAAGGGAGCTGATCGTCGGGTAGAGATCATCTCTTCTTGATATAACTCAGGAGACTCAGGTGGTGGTGGTACTGGTCGTGTAAGCTTTTTTATTGAACGACGTTCTGGTGGAACGATATCTTGAAAGATCGGTTTTGCCATAAATAGATACTAATACTATAACGCAATTTTATTAAGAAACATACTCTCTAATGATAAAAATGGATCATATGATAAACCTGTCGTTGCATGAACATATGGTCGTACCGAATTTTCCCCAAGGACTGTAACTTCAAAGGTATTTTGAGGTACACTTAATCGAGCATCTACCGATTTTGAAAGCTCTCGAACAAACACTGACGATACATCTGAATCTGCTGTAATAAACACATGCCGTGGAATAGGATAACTAGTCTCAAGCTCTATAAGTGCTTTTGTAAGTTCTCTATTCCATTCTTGAGTTACAGCGAGAATTATACTACCAATCTTATCTGAGAAATTCTTCTCGACAGTCTTTTTGATATACAGAGATAGAAAAGATTGGGCAATTTCTGGCGGTATAGCCAGTTCTTTAGCAATAGCACGCAAGATAGCACTTCTACCCATCGGAAATGAAATAGTTTCTGCGAGAACTCCTTTATATGACAATACAACATCTGTTACCTCATTAGAGATATCGAGAAATAAGAAATCATTTACATTGTGATACATATCACGCACGGCACTCCATGAACTTAATGCATATGAACCGTGCTTAATATCTGTAAAACCAAAGAAGGAATGGAGAGTCTTCTCTACTTGCTCAATGATAGTTTTAGATATGAAGCTTGAAAAGAATGAGATTTCCAATTCTTTCACTCGTTTATTAAACGGATCCTGCACTTCGTAGCCGTTTAAACGAGTATGAATAATGCGTCGTTCCATAAGTTTGGCATCAAGGCCAAACATTTTTTCATATTTACCATCTTTAAGTGACTGCATAAAAGCAGCCTCTTCTTTGCGCACAACGTTATCAATAACGTTTTTAGTTACCGTAAAAAGCTTTGGTTCTTCTACACGTACTACTTTTGTCTGTGAAATATACCAAGGTGATGAATAGGTGCAAAAAGCTCTTTTTACATGATAATTACCAATTTGCTTTTGGAGATGAGGCATTCCCGTTTTCTGCAAATTGCTTGTTACTGATTTTAATAGCTTAAGCATATTTGCCAAAAGCCTATCTGCAGTAACTTCAGGTAAGAAACTTATAGGCTCTCGATGAACATACAAAATAACAGGAGCTGTGTGATGTGAGAGCTGCACAAAAGCAACGCCAATAGAACCATTGCCGATATCAAACACGGCAACTACTTCTTCTTGAGCTTTCGCGAAGAAACTAAACATGTAGCTATTATAGCAGACTCGGCTTTTTTAAAGCTGTGTATAAACCTGTCTCAGAGATTAACTCAATACAGCTTTGATACGTCGTACACCTTGAGATACCGCTTCTTCTTTTTGAATTTTGAATGTGCCTAAGATACCAGTATTTGAAACATGCGGTCCACCACAAAATTCTCGAGAAATATAATTACCTTCAGTTCCAATTGAATAGACCTTAACAACATCGCCATATTTATCACCGAAAGCATGCACAGCTACTTTTTCTGCCTCTTCTTTTGGCATTTCAGCAAAGCCTACCGGTAAATCAGCTTTGATCCAGCTATTTATAAGTTCTTCTACTTTTGTTTTCTCTTCATCAGTCATTTTAGCAGTATGTGAGAAATCAAATCTAAGGCGTTCTGGAGTAATGTTTGATCCCTTTTGACCAACATGAGATCCAAGCACTTGCTTGAGCGCTGCGTTTAATAAATGAGTAGTAGTGTGATACTTAAGTGACATTTCAGATGTGTCTCCCAATCCCCCTTTAAATTTCTGTTCAGATCCAGCACGTGAAAGGTCCTGATGTTTCTTTAATTCAGCCTTATAGCTATCTACATCAACATCTATTCCTTTTTCTTTGGCGAGTTCGAGGGTGACTTCGATCGGAAAGCCGTATGTTTGAAGGAGATTAAAAGCATCAATTCCCGAGACTTTGCCTTCACTATGGGCCACAATCTTTTCAAATTGCTTGAGGCCTTCTTTGAGTGTCTTTCTAAATTTTTCTTCTTCACGTGATATTTCTTGTTTAATTACTTCTTTTTGAGTAAAGGTCTCAGGATACGATTCTTTGTAATAATCAAGAATTGAGTCAACAAGTGTTGAAAGTCCAGATTCATTAATGCCTAATTTATCCCAATATCGTACAGCTCGTCGCAATAGACGGCGAACATAATATCCTTGATCGGTATTTGCTGGAAGTACCCCGTCACCAATTAGAAAAATACTTGCCCGAAGATGATCGGCTACGACTCGATATGAAGGAGTAAAAGCAGGATCAGAATATTTAGTTCCTGAAAGCTTTTCTATAGCAGCGATTAAATTATCAAAAATATCGAGTTTATAGGCATCCTCTGTATTTTGAACGGCCATAGCAATACGCTCAAATCCTCCTCCAAAGTCAATATTATTTTTAGGAAGTGGTTCGAATTTTTTATCTGCAACTTTTATAAGTTGCATGAAAACATTATTTCCAATTTCTATAAACTTTCCACAGTCGCAATTTGGATGACAGTGTTTACCATACTTTGGATTATGTTCTACATGATCAAATTCATAAAACATCTCTGAATCAGGGCCACCAGGTTCTCCTATTGGCATTTTTTCTGGGATTCCAGCTCGTGACCACCAATTTTTAGATCTATATGCAAAAATTCGTCCCCCTTGCATACCAAGCTCGGCTGCTTGTTCTTCAGTAACTAAATCAACAATTTTTACATCATCAATTCCTTTGCTTTTAAAAAGTTTTTTCCAAATCTCTACTGCTTCATCATCACGAGCAATATCATATTCTGGATCTCCACTATATGTAGTTACATACAATTTCTTTGGATCAAGTTTTATTTCTTCAATAAGAAATGCAAACATCCATTCTAGTTGCTCTTTTCTAAAATAATCACCAAAAGACCAATTCCCCAACATCTCAAAAAACGTAAAATGACGATTATCGCCAACTTCATCAATATCTACTGTTCTAAAACATTTTTGAGAATCAGCTACCCGTGTGCCTGCAGGATGGGTTTCCCCCAATAGATACGGCACCATTGGCTGCATTCCTGAGCCAGTAAAAAGGGTGGAAGGGTCATTATCAGGTACGAGTCGAGCTGAAGGAACTATTACATGTCCCTGTTTCTTAAAAAACTCTAAATATTTAGTACGAATTTCATGAGATGTCATGATGAGCATCATAACAAACCTATAGAAATAAAAAAGGCTTAGTTCATTACTGAGTTTTCCTGTACTAGTCGTTCAATATAGGTTTCAATAGCACCAGATT
Coding sequences within it:
- a CDS encoding alanine--tRNA ligase, translating into MMLIMTSHEIRTKYLEFFKKQGHVIVPSARLVPDNDPSTLFTGSGMQPMVPYLLGETHPAGTRVADSQKCFRTVDIDEVGDNRHFTFFEMLGNWSFGDYFRKEQLEWMFAFLIEEIKLDPKKLYVTTYSGDPEYDIARDDEAVEIWKKLFKSKGIDDVKIVDLVTEEQAAELGMQGGRIFAYRSKNWWSRAGIPEKMPIGEPGGPDSEMFYEFDHVEHNPKYGKHCHPNCDCGKFIEIGNNVFMQLIKVADKKFEPLPKNNIDFGGGFERIAMAVQNTEDAYKLDIFDNLIAAIEKLSGTKYSDPAFTPSYRVVADHLRASIFLIGDGVLPANTDQGYYVRRLLRRAVRYWDKLGINESGLSTLVDSILDYYKESYPETFTQKEVIKQEISREEEKFRKTLKEGLKQFEKIVAHSEGKVSGIDAFNLLQTYGFPIEVTLELAKEKGIDVDVDSYKAELKKHQDLSRAGSEQKFKGGLGDTSEMSLKYHTTTHLLNAALKQVLGSHVGQKGSNITPERLRFDFSHTAKMTDEEKTKVEELINSWIKADLPVGFAEMPKEEAEKVAVHAFGDKYGDVVKVYSIGTEGNYISREFCGGPHVSNTGILGTFKIQKEEAVSQGVRRIKAVLS